In one window of Fusobacteria bacterium ZRK30 DNA:
- a CDS encoding oligosaccharide flippase family protein → MNKVLKNSIMGMGTNMIYLITRLLITPIILSFISLEEFGLWSICFVIISYIGLTGSGIGNAYITYTAKFYASGNKEKINQLISSGTVFLSIASIILYSLVYFYIDLILSFFKIENLEFYNTAKILILGSVIAFLIELTFEGFENFFEGIQEFITTRTIWIGTNFLEIFLSIIFLFKGFGVKSLLYAYLIKAVVKVVLHYIYMHKYIKPRFIFNLNILKEIFKFASKIQILSIIGIFMTTFNQLVVANILGLKQTGLFELGRKLPQKGASIAGGAFVSFMPAAAEILKDDNTKNENHSNTDERTTKIYIKLAGLGIYIGALTVFFHMIYTDIYKFKIIRISGYSFILLSGVSLFFMASGFYGFRNYLLKGDSEHIKNIKLKKLYLNGNRYISLLTFYLFVFLIFFAHEILYVWIGRNDWMITATMIIFSFSIMTNLNTGVGTSIMRGVNKPEYEIEYATLNFVLAIFWIISFTLLFGIVGAAMGTALSTVVSSIYFILRINRNFKIEITEYYEKTLKYPLVILLIGGVLSLLLSVFRVENRWIGLGVLGSKFLIYTVVIYLALKYYFKLEEINRLERKIRKLLGKEKIYEGEKK, encoded by the coding sequence ATGAATAAAGTGCTAAAAAATTCCATCATGGGAATGGGAACAAATATGATTTATTTAATAACTCGATTACTTATAACCCCTATTATACTAAGCTTTATAAGCTTAGAAGAATTTGGTTTATGGTCTATATGCTTTGTAATCATAAGTTATATTGGTTTAACAGGAAGCGGTATAGGAAATGCCTATATTACATATACAGCAAAATTTTATGCAAGTGGAAATAAGGAAAAGATTAATCAATTGATTAGCAGTGGGACTGTCTTTTTGAGTATAGCTTCTATTATCTTATATTCATTGGTTTATTTTTATATAGATCTTATTCTCTCATTTTTTAAAATAGAAAATTTAGAGTTTTATAACACTGCTAAGATTTTAATTTTAGGATCTGTTATTGCTTTTTTGATAGAACTTACCTTTGAAGGGTTTGAAAATTTTTTCGAGGGAATCCAAGAATTTATTACAACAAGAACGATTTGGATTGGAACAAATTTTTTAGAAATTTTTTTAAGCATTATATTTTTATTTAAAGGGTTTGGGGTTAAAAGTCTTTTATATGCTTACCTTATAAAAGCAGTAGTAAAGGTAGTTTTGCACTACATCTATATGCATAAATATATTAAGCCAAGATTTATATTTAATTTGAATATACTTAAAGAAATTTTTAAATTTGCCAGTAAGATACAAATTTTAAGTATTATTGGGATTTTTATGACTACATTTAATCAATTGGTAGTGGCTAATATTTTAGGGTTAAAGCAGACTGGATTATTTGAATTAGGACGTAAATTACCTCAAAAAGGAGCTTCTATAGCTGGGGGAGCTTTTGTATCTTTTATGCCTGCCGCTGCGGAAATTTTAAAAGATGATAATACTAAAAATGAAAATCACAGCAACACCGATGAAAGGACAACTAAAATTTATATAAAGCTGGCAGGACTAGGAATATATATAGGAGCTTTAACAGTCTTCTTTCATATGATTTATACAGATATATATAAGTTTAAAATCATAAGAATTAGTGGTTATTCATTTATTTTATTGTCTGGAGTCAGTTTATTTTTTATGGCTTCAGGGTTTTATGGATTTAGAAATTATCTTTTGAAAGGAGATAGTGAGCATATTAAAAATATAAAATTAAAAAAATTATATCTAAATGGGAACAGGTATATATCTCTTTTAACTTTTTATCTCTTTGTATTTTTAATTTTCTTTGCTCATGAAATACTATATGTTTGGATAGGAAGAAACGATTGGATGATTACAGCAACCATGATTATATTTTCATTTTCTATTATGACCAATTTAAATACCGGGGTAGGAACCTCTATTATGAGAGGAGTAAATAAACCGGAATATGAGATAGAATATGCCACATTGAACTTTGTTTTAGCTATTTTCTGGATCATTTCTTTTACACTTTTATTTGGAATAGTAGGGGCAGCTATGGGAACAGCATTAAGCACTGTAGTATCAAGTATTTATTTTATCCTTAGAATAAATAGAAATTTTAAAATAGAAATTACCGAATATTATGAAAAAACCTTGAAGTATCCCCTTGTGATCCTACTAATAGGTGGAGTACTATCCCTATTATTGTCTGTATTTAGAGTAGAAAATAGGTGGATTGGTTTAGGCGTTTTAGGAAGTAAATTTTTAATTTATACCGTGGTAATTTATCTGGCTCTTAAATATTATTTTAAATTAGAGGAAATAAACCGTTTAGAGAGAAAAATAAGGAAATTACTGGGAAAGGAGAAAATTTATGAAGGGGAAAAAAAATAA
- a CDS encoding glycosyltransferase family 4 protein translates to MYYNYLIQLPVMIKDNEIYMEKLPAIDINLHIDLLPKGVKLRLIAPLVLDLTGDYIQLNENMEFIPLEYENSFIEGFRVYRKNKKIINTALSEGGILHTGGGGYPYMISSCYTGIRDSQKYDIKKLFIMDCDLVGKLKTDQVERSKNILKKIFWTGFMHYSKYLYEKSIGIGDTAFMLGEGVYQKYSKFSKNPFKIYQPIVGEDQIIEESVLDKKLNSIGADIGKIKFFYIGRLAYEKGLDTLIKGFMGIPKEKYEINIIGDGDEMDRLKCLSKDLDIQVNFFGWIPWGEQLFSIISKQHIIIIPHRTEEMTRTVFDSMAQGVGFITTKTIALCDVISKVKNGITFSIDDDEELNKHIKRIIGDTDLIKKWSLNSFNYIKQHNSRSYILERIEKLEKDGFFEM, encoded by the coding sequence ATGTATTATAACTACTTAATTCAACTACCTGTTATGATAAAGGATAATGAAATTTATATGGAAAAATTACCTGCTATAGATATAAACCTTCATATAGATCTACTGCCTAAAGGAGTGAAGTTGAGGTTGATAGCTCCTCTAGTTTTAGATTTAACAGGAGATTATATCCAGTTAAATGAAAATATGGAGTTTATACCCCTTGAATATGAAAATTCATTTATAGAGGGATTTCGAGTCTATCGAAAGAATAAAAAAATAATTAATACTGCTCTTTCAGAAGGTGGAATACTTCACACTGGGGGAGGAGGATATCCATATATGATTTCCTCCTGTTATACGGGGATTAGAGATTCACAAAAATATGATATAAAGAAATTATTTATAATGGACTGTGATCTTGTAGGAAAACTAAAAACAGATCAGGTAGAAAGAAGTAAAAACATTTTGAAAAAAATATTTTGGACAGGGTTTATGCATTACTCTAAATACTTATATGAAAAAAGTATAGGGATTGGAGATACAGCTTTTATGTTAGGTGAAGGAGTATATCAGAAATACTCTAAATTCAGTAAAAACCCATTTAAGATTTATCAGCCTATTGTAGGAGAAGACCAAATAATTGAGGAGTCAGTCTTGGACAAAAAGTTGAACTCTATAGGTGCAGATATCGGTAAAATCAAATTTTTTTATATAGGCAGGTTAGCCTATGAAAAGGGATTAGATACATTGATAAAAGGATTTATGGGTATTCCCAAGGAAAAATATGAGATTAATATAATCGGTGATGGAGATGAGATGGACAGGCTGAAATGTTTGTCTAAAGATCTAGATATCCAAGTAAATTTTTTTGGATGGATACCTTGGGGAGAACAGCTATTTTCTATTATTTCAAAACAGCATATAATAATAATTCCACACAGGACTGAAGAGATGACTCGGACAGTATTCGATAGTATGGCCCAGGGAGTTGGCTTTATAACAACAAAAACTATTGCGCTATGTGATGTGATATCTAAAGTAAAAAATGGAATAACATTTAGTATTGATGATGATGAGGAATTAAATAAACATATTAAAAGAATAATAGGGGATACAGATTTGATAAAAAAATGGTCTCTCAATTCTTTTAATTATATAAAACAACATAATAGCAGGAGCTATATTCTTGAAAGGATTGAAAAATTAGAAAAAGATGGATTTTTTGAAATGTAA
- a CDS encoding SLBB domain-containing protein, with protein sequence MKTIILFIIFTLLIGCNNIKPNEQLVNSGENMDFKVDAAKESKFTSPEAVDILSNEISDDYLIGPGDVLILNVWNRADVSKEDIIVGPDGIINIIRIGIIHVNGRTRVDVQNEISEKLAKFYVGPEVTLEIKEYTNNRAFVLGRVSKPGIVKFPGQGTLLEALSLAGGLPILDDAKAPLTQCAILRGKDKIIWIDLKDLLNNGNMLLNARIKNNDVIFIPESGESEYVYVMGEAKKTGVVKLTSQLTVLDALMQVGGVSKDANTKKIYLIRLGVEGQSQAREVNLKNMLETGDIRQNYVLNSKDVIFVSEKGISSWNYIMNNIMPTLEVLDLGNSVLNGTISLDDVKVK encoded by the coding sequence ATGAAAACTATTATTTTATTTATTATATTTACTCTACTGATAGGCTGCAATAATATAAAACCAAATGAACAGCTGGTAAATTCAGGGGAGAATATGGATTTTAAAGTAGATGCTGCTAAAGAAAGTAAGTTTACCAGTCCGGAAGCAGTTGATATTCTTTCTAACGAGATATCTGATGATTATTTAATAGGTCCGGGAGATGTTTTAATTCTCAATGTTTGGAATAGAGCAGATGTTTCTAAAGAAGACATAATAGTGGGGCCTGATGGGATTATTAATATAATTAGAATAGGTATAATCCATGTAAATGGAAGGACTAGGGTAGATGTTCAAAATGAAATTTCTGAAAAATTAGCAAAATTTTATGTAGGACCTGAAGTAACTCTGGAGATCAAAGAATATACCAATAACCGTGCTTTTGTTTTAGGACGGGTAAGTAAACCGGGGATAGTTAAATTTCCGGGTCAGGGGACACTGTTAGAGGCTCTTTCACTTGCCGGAGGACTGCCTATCTTAGATGATGCTAAAGCACCTCTGACACAGTGTGCTATATTGAGGGGAAAGGATAAAATTATATGGATAGATTTAAAAGATCTTTTAAATAATGGAAATATGCTTCTAAATGCAAGGATTAAAAACAATGACGTTATCTTTATTCCTGAAAGTGGAGAGAGTGAATATGTGTATGTTATGGGAGAAGCTAAAAAAACAGGGGTAGTAAAATTAACAAGTCAATTGACAGTTTTAGATGCCCTTATGCAGGTTGGAGGAGTCAGTAAAGATGCCAATACTAAAAAGATATATCTAATTCGATTAGGAGTAGAGGGCCAGAGTCAGGCCAGGGAAGTTAATTTAAAAAACATGTTAGAAACAGGAGATATCAGACAAAATTATGTGTTGAACAGCAAAGATGTAATCTTTGTAAGTGAAAAAGGGATATCTAGCTGGAACTACATCATGAATAATATCATGCCAACTCTTGAAGTTTTGGATCTTGGAAACAGTGTTCTAAATGGAACTATAAGCTTAGATGATGTAAAAGTTAAATAG
- a CDS encoding VanZ family protein, with product MKKITKLLFILFLVIIFLFSSQSKSDSSIISDNILIWLGIITKNDLTYLTENYFFFHNFIRKTAHFSLYFCLGAVGTKLNKKLLIFSIFVPFLDEYLQSFNLGRNSNFFDIFIDLLGLFTGFLSIQKGKKLIDKISDYIHLESNNDF from the coding sequence ATGAAAAAAATCACAAAATTACTATTTATTTTATTTCTTGTTATAATTTTTTTATTTTCATCCCAATCAAAATCTGATTCTTCAATAATTTCAGATAATATTCTCATATGGTTGGGAATAATAACAAAAAATGACCTGACTTATCTAACTGAAAATTATTTTTTCTTTCATAATTTTATAAGAAAAACAGCACATTTTTCACTGTATTTTTGTTTGGGAGCCGTCGGTACAAAACTCAACAAAAAACTCCTGATTTTTTCTATTTTTGTCCCGTTTTTAGATGAATACTTACAAAGTTTTAATTTGGGAAGAAATTCTAATTTTTTCGATATCTTTATAGATCTATTGGGATTATTCACTGGTTTTTTATCTATTCAAAAAGGAAAAAAATTAATAGATAAAATTTCTGATTATATTCATCTGGAATCAAATAATGATTTTTAA
- a CDS encoding glycosyltransferase — MEIDFVLIGLNSEKTIESCVESIKEVSKFLNRYTLRYVDGGSTDNTLTLVNKIKGLKISHSTGDPTPGKQRNLGFKEGSLEYVMFLDSDTLLMKGFLEKALESIKSSEIAAVCGRRDEIYPNKTKYNYISNIDWNPSFGEVEAFGGDVLIKRSILSKLGGYNEILVGGEDPEFSRRILKDKYKIIRLDIPMTKHDIDMHTFEQYFKRGYRTGYGYAAVNKMHPEFWDHEIKRILIRGGLSFIFLFLVPYNPIFLIFLLLILFRPRLSLVEYFKKNLNLDWESAKLYSLHASVVVIPEFLGLLRFYLGEVLNRPLKNKRKCKK, encoded by the coding sequence ATGGAGATAGATTTTGTATTAATTGGTTTAAACAGTGAAAAAACAATTGAAAGTTGTGTTGAAAGTATTAAGGAAGTCAGTAAATTTTTGAATAGATACACTCTCAGGTACGTAGATGGCGGATCTACAGATAATACATTAACATTGGTAAATAAAATTAAGGGTTTAAAAATATCGCATTCTACAGGTGATCCGACCCCTGGAAAGCAGCGAAATTTAGGTTTTAAAGAGGGATCATTGGAATATGTTATGTTTTTGGATTCAGATACACTTTTAATGAAAGGTTTTTTAGAAAAAGCATTGGAGAGTATAAAAAGTTCAGAAATAGCTGCAGTTTGTGGCAGGAGGGATGAGATCTACCCAAATAAGACAAAGTATAACTATATCTCCAATATTGACTGGAACCCTTCCTTTGGAGAAGTAGAAGCCTTTGGAGGAGATGTATTGATAAAAAGATCGATACTATCTAAATTAGGAGGATATAATGAGATTTTGGTAGGAGGGGAAGATCCGGAATTCTCTAGACGAATTTTAAAAGATAAATATAAAATAATCCGGTTAGATATACCTATGACAAAACACGACATAGATATGCATACTTTTGAACAATATTTTAAAAGGGGATATCGTACGGGGTATGGATATGCTGCGGTGAATAAGATGCATCCGGAATTTTGGGACCATGAAATTAAAAGAATTTTAATAAGGGGAGGGCTTAGTTTTATATTTTTATTTCTCGTACCTTATAATCCTATTTTTTTGATATTTTTATTATTAATTCTATTTCGGCCTAGATTGTCGCTGGTTGAATACTTTAAAAAAAATTTAAATTTAGATTGGGAGAGCGCAAAATTATATTCACTTCATGCATCGGTTGTTGTAATCCCGGAATTTTTAGGACTTTTAAGGTTCTATTTAGGGGAAGTGTTGAATAGACCACTAAAAAACAAAAGGAAGTGTAAAAAATGA
- the fusA gene encoding elongation factor G: MKNYDIDKVRNIIFLGHGGSGKTTITEALLNVAGVTNRIGNIEEGNTVSDFEKEEIHRGFSINTSVIPIEYCGNKYNILDTPGHFDFKGEVSAALRVAGGAVLVVDATSGIEVGTEKANKILEEKKIPRVIFVNKMDKGFIQYTKILEELKDTFGKKIAPFCVPIGEKDTFEGFVNVVDLKGRIFNGENCVDSEIPEGMQISSIRDMLLEAVAESNEELMEKFFNGEEFTDEEIHTGLHTGIVNGEIIPVLVGSAVNSIGIHTLFDTFLNYMPTPNEMQDGERIGEDPKTSELKIKKVDADETFSAIVFKTIVDPFVGRISLFKVNSGVIKTDTEIFNTNKNKKEKISNLFFLRGITQINSDEIRAGDIGGTTKLQHTQTGDTLCDLKDPILYPAIDFPEPCLYLAVEPMNKSDDEKISTLLQKLTDEDPTFKVKRNYETKELLIGGQGEKHLQVITHKLQNKFGVNSTTSEPKISYRETIKGMIEVQGKHKKQTGGSGQYGDVHIRFEPSNEKFEFVDKVKGGTVPKQYIPAVEKGIVEASQKGILAGYPLINFKATLLDGSYHSVDSNELSFKMAAMLAYRLGVPKAKPVILEPIMQVEVLVPNDYLGDVIGDLNKRRGKILGIVPLGDQQRISVEAPQREMLKYTTDLRALTQARGEFTLEFKNFEELPEKISEKIILQNKE; the protein is encoded by the coding sequence ATGAAAAATTATGATATTGATAAGGTAAGAAATATTATATTTTTAGGACATGGGGGAAGCGGTAAAACCACCATTACAGAAGCTCTTTTAAATGTAGCTGGAGTAACCAATAGAATAGGGAATATTGAGGAGGGAAATACTGTTTCGGACTTTGAAAAGGAGGAGATCCACAGAGGATTTTCCATAAATACTTCTGTTATCCCTATAGAATATTGTGGGAATAAATATAATATCTTAGACACACCTGGCCACTTTGATTTTAAAGGGGAGGTCAGTGCTGCACTTCGGGTAGCCGGAGGAGCCGTTCTTGTGGTAGATGCAACTTCCGGGATTGAGGTAGGAACAGAAAAAGCTAATAAAATATTGGAAGAGAAAAAAATTCCAAGGGTTATCTTCGTAAATAAGATGGATAAGGGGTTTATCCAATATACTAAGATATTGGAGGAACTAAAGGATACTTTTGGAAAGAAAATAGCACCGTTTTGTGTTCCTATAGGTGAAAAGGATACATTTGAAGGGTTTGTAAATGTAGTGGATCTAAAGGGCAGAATATTCAATGGGGAAAATTGTGTGGATTCAGAAATTCCTGAAGGGATGCAAATTTCTTCTATTAGGGATATGTTATTAGAAGCTGTAGCAGAATCTAACGAAGAGCTGATGGAAAAATTCTTTAACGGGGAGGAGTTTACTGATGAAGAGATTCATACTGGTCTTCATACAGGTATTGTAAATGGAGAAATAATACCGGTATTAGTAGGATCAGCTGTTAATTCTATTGGGATTCATACTCTATTTGATACATTTTTAAATTACATGCCTACTCCAAATGAGATGCAGGATGGTGAGAGAATAGGGGAAGATCCTAAAACATCTGAGCTTAAAATTAAAAAGGTAGATGCTGATGAAACCTTTTCTGCTATTGTATTTAAGACAATAGTAGATCCTTTTGTAGGAAGGATATCATTATTTAAGGTGAATTCCGGAGTTATAAAAACAGATACGGAAATTTTTAATACAAATAAAAATAAAAAAGAAAAAATATCTAATTTATTTTTTCTCAGGGGGATAACTCAAATAAATAGTGATGAAATAAGAGCTGGAGATATTGGTGGGACTACTAAGCTGCAGCATACTCAAACAGGGGATACACTCTGTGATCTGAAGGATCCTATACTTTATCCTGCCATTGATTTTCCTGAACCATGTCTGTATCTGGCAGTAGAGCCAATGAATAAAAGTGATGATGAGAAGATAAGTACCCTCCTGCAAAAATTGACCGATGAAGATCCGACTTTTAAAGTCAAAAGAAATTATGAAACGAAAGAGTTGTTGATAGGAGGACAGGGAGAAAAACATCTACAGGTTATAACTCATAAACTGCAAAATAAATTTGGAGTAAATAGTACCACGTCTGAACCTAAGATAAGTTACAGGGAGACTATTAAAGGCATGATAGAGGTTCAGGGGAAACATAAAAAACAAACTGGCGGATCTGGTCAATATGGAGATGTACATATAAGGTTTGAACCGAGTAATGAAAAATTTGAATTTGTAGATAAGGTAAAAGGAGGAACGGTTCCGAAGCAGTATATACCAGCAGTAGAAAAAGGTATCGTTGAAGCAAGCCAAAAGGGGATTTTAGCAGGATACCCGCTAATTAATTTTAAAGCTACTCTTTTGGACGGTTCTTATCACTCTGTAGATTCAAATGAGCTTTCTTTTAAAATGGCAGCTATGCTTGCCTACAGGCTGGGAGTGCCTAAAGCAAAACCTGTAATTTTAGAGCCGATAATGCAGGTAGAGGTTTTAGTGCCCAATGACTATTTAGGAGATGTAATAGGCGATTTAAATAAAAGAAGGGGGAAAATATTAGGAATAGTTCCCCTTGGAGATCAGCAGAGGATAAGTGTAGAGGCTCCTCAAAGGGAGATGCTAAAGTATACTACCGATCTGAGAGCTCTTACCCAGGCCAGGGGAGAGTTTACTCTGGAATTTAAAAACTTTGAGGAACTGCCGGAAAAAATCAGTGAAAAAATAATTTTACAAAATAAAGAGTAG
- a CDS encoding O-antigen ligase family protein: MKALALFPLIINIIVLMTKGEKAAFKVVLFCLFAIPSYYYFPTPGLPDFNFFHFSLFPLFGWWIMNRLEEFKIEFLDILVFLYVLISIISEFTTMGFADGRNLLIDRTVQIIMPYILAKEFLSTLEDKIEFAKFITIIGAVLAFFSPLEFKFDLAVVDVLQFVWPEYLRWPGWARYGFVRAAAVYAHPILAGMMWAFYSLFAIWLRRRKVWKNDNIAKLIILLNIAGMLMSISKGPILGFIAGGVLLVIGWTKKRVMAFTLVAVILAVGLPPASIKFMQYASVNRFNAKNETQENIAYRKELIDNYIVEVKKQPLLGYGRNGMPVVNGQVSIDNQYLFIALLHGVITMYLFLGMTFYSMFKCLRIGLNTSFDNPHGELAWLIVACAFTWFVTLATVWMGAQSEQIVFVFIAFASTMKAGSFIEESKKEEISSEWNFRQV; encoded by the coding sequence ATGAAAGCACTGGCACTTTTTCCATTGATTATAAATATAATAGTTTTGATGACAAAGGGTGAAAAAGCTGCTTTTAAAGTAGTTTTATTTTGCCTTTTTGCAATACCCAGTTATTATTATTTCCCTACTCCAGGCCTTCCGGATTTTAATTTTTTTCATTTTTCATTATTTCCATTATTTGGCTGGTGGATCATGAACAGGCTCGAGGAGTTCAAAATTGAATTTTTAGATATCTTGGTTTTTCTATATGTTTTAATCTCTATTATAAGTGAATTTACTACAATGGGGTTTGCTGATGGGAGAAATCTTTTGATAGATAGGACAGTACAGATAATAATGCCTTATATTTTAGCCAAAGAATTTTTATCTACCCTGGAAGATAAGATTGAGTTTGCAAAATTTATTACGATCATAGGGGCTGTTTTGGCTTTTTTCTCTCCCTTGGAGTTTAAATTTGATTTGGCTGTTGTAGATGTTTTGCAGTTTGTCTGGCCGGAGTACCTCAGGTGGCCGGGGTGGGCAAGGTACGGATTTGTAAGAGCTGCAGCTGTATATGCACATCCAATTTTGGCCGGGATGATGTGGGCTTTTTATTCTCTGTTTGCTATCTGGCTACGAAGGAGAAAAGTTTGGAAAAATGATAATATTGCTAAATTAATAATACTTTTAAATATTGCAGGGATGTTAATGTCCATATCTAAGGGGCCTATTTTAGGTTTTATTGCCGGAGGAGTTCTTCTGGTTATTGGATGGACAAAGAAGAGGGTTATGGCTTTTACATTGGTAGCTGTAATTTTAGCTGTTGGTCTTCCTCCTGCAAGTATAAAGTTTATGCAGTATGCATCTGTAAATAGATTTAATGCTAAAAATGAAACACAGGAAAATATAGCATACAGAAAAGAACTCATAGATAATTATATTGTTGAGGTAAAAAAACAACCTTTATTGGGGTATGGAAGAAATGGAATGCCGGTAGTCAATGGACAGGTAAGTATAGATAATCAGTATCTTTTCATTGCACTTCTACATGGAGTAATCACTATGTATCTTTTTTTAGGGATGACATTTTATAGTATGTTTAAATGCTTGAGAATAGGATTAAATACATCCTTTGATAATCCCCATGGGGAGCTGGCCTGGCTTATAGTAGCCTGTGCATTTACTTGGTTTGTTACTCTGGCAACGGTCTGGATGGGAGCTCAGAGTGAGCAGATTGTATTTGTGTTTATTGCCTTTGCCAGTACAATGAAAGCTGGATCTTTTATTGAAGAATCTAAAAAAGAGGAAATTTCTTCAGAGTGGAACTTTAGACAGGTATAG
- a CDS encoding glycosyltransferase: MNVFYLTPKIKKIVRYEDDTTILKKLKRIFFNDRKASGGIQVIYEHADILNENKIPSKVLSLGGRFNSINADWFDHKTSISYLKEELKKIKEGDFIICPEVIPQEILKFKKGKKLLFVQNWALYREGSAERYGFDGIIALEGYCTEYMRERSNLPIFSVLNGLDLDKFCYRKELKTPNTMLILYRKNQKDIDDFIEKFPDDLKDTFEFEVIYGHLEKNELIKKYEKNDIYLSFGYPEGFALPPLEAMGCGCVVVGFTGRGGDIHMIHNKTALTSRDGDVENLYTHLYRLKNESGLKEKLRVNGLEKIKEFSKQNMESSVLKLFKEVEDVL; this comes from the coding sequence TTGAATGTATTTTATTTAACTCCTAAAATAAAAAAAATAGTTAGGTATGAAGATGATACAACTATATTAAAAAAATTAAAGAGGATATTTTTTAATGATAGAAAAGCTTCTGGAGGAATTCAGGTAATCTATGAACACGCTGATATCTTAAATGAAAATAAGATCCCGTCTAAGGTATTGAGCTTAGGAGGCAGGTTTAACAGCATCAATGCCGATTGGTTTGATCATAAGACTTCTATCTCGTACTTAAAAGAAGAATTAAAAAAAATAAAGGAAGGAGATTTTATTATCTGTCCCGAGGTCATACCCCAGGAGATTTTAAAGTTTAAAAAAGGAAAAAAACTTCTTTTTGTACAAAATTGGGCTCTCTACAGAGAAGGTAGTGCTGAAAGATACGGATTTGATGGGATAATAGCCCTAGAAGGGTATTGTACAGAGTATATGAGGGAGCGGTCAAATCTACCTATTTTTAGTGTCCTAAACGGGCTGGATTTAGATAAGTTTTGTTACAGGAAAGAGTTGAAAACCCCTAATACAATGCTCATTTTATATAGGAAGAATCAAAAAGATATAGATGATTTTATTGAAAAATTTCCAGATGACCTAAAAGATACTTTTGAATTTGAGGTTATATATGGACACTTAGAAAAAAATGAGTTGATCAAAAAATATGAAAAAAATGATATCTACCTGTCTTTTGGTTACCCAGAAGGGTTTGCATTACCTCCATTGGAAGCTATGGGGTGTGGATGTGTAGTCGTAGGTTTTACAGGCCGTGGTGGAGATATTCATATGATACATAATAAGACAGCTCTTACAAGCAGGGATGGAGATGTAGAAAATTTATATACCCACCTTTATAGATTGAAAAATGAATCCGGACTCAAAGAAAAATTGAGAGTTAACGGACTAGAGAAAATAAAAGAGTTCAGTAAACAAAATATGGAAAGCAGTGTATTGAAATTATTTAAGGAGGTAGAAGATGTATTATAA